The Xiphophorus hellerii strain 12219 chromosome 5, Xiphophorus_hellerii-4.1, whole genome shotgun sequence genome window below encodes:
- the ears2 gene encoding nondiscriminating glutamyl-tRNA synthetase EARS2, mitochondrial, protein MLVWLKTCRRCFLRSPVLQRGFQSVTAVRHRRAEPQVNSAAVYRWCSTVQGEVRVRFAPSPTGFLHLGGLRTALYNYIFAKKYGGEFILRLEDTDQSRLVPGAAESIEDMLEWAGIPPDESPRRGGPRGPYLQSQRLDLYNQTARKLVESGHGYYCFCSPQRLELLKKEALRAGQTPRYDNRCRHLRADQVQEKLAQGAPHVVRFRLEAGVEPFQDLIFGWNRHEVAQVEGDPVVIKADGFPTYHLANIVDDHYMKISHVLRGSEWLISTSKHLLMYRALGWTPPTFGHLPLLMNSDGSKLSKRQGDIFIENFYRDGVLPEALLDITTNCGSGFTSNRMGRRLEELISEFNPSKITTHSALLDLEKLPEFNRIHLQQQIEDEQKCCVLIKDLQQQIQQVYAAEIQDKEVLEGDYIRRVLHLRKGHITSMKELVSPTYSYLWVRPSLSIQQVAALTKEASHIASLVLRLIEEQGEELSVDQLTKDLKSLPKQTKATKYREVMKMLRLVLSGLQQGPSVAEMMVSLGPAEIRHRFQKLLLPPDSC, encoded by the exons ATGTTGGTGTGGTTGAAGACCTGCAGACGGTGTTTTCTGCGGAGTCCTGTTCTTCAAAGAGGGTTTCAGTCTGTTACAGCAGTCAGACACAGACGGGCTGAGCCCCAGGTAAACTCAGCCGCTGTGTACCGATGGTGCTCCACTGTTCAGGGCGAGGTGAGGGTCCGGTTCGCCCCCAGCCCCACAG GCTTTTTGCACCTTGGAGGTCTCAGAACCGCTCTCTACAATTATATTTTTGCTAAGAAATATGGAGGCGAGTTCATCCTGCGACTGGAGGACACGGATCAGAGCAGGCTGGTTCCAGGAGCAGCAGAGTCCATAGAGGACATGTTGGAGTGGGCTG GTATTCCACCAGATGAGAGTCCTCGTCGGGGAGGGCCCCGGGGTCCATACCTGCAGTCCCAAAGATTAGACCTCTACAATCAGACTGCCAGGAAGCTTGTAGAGAGTGGTCATGGCTACTACTGCTTCTGCAGCCCCCAGAGGCTGGAGCTGCTGAAAAAAGAGGCTCTAAGGGCCGGCCAGACACCACG CTACGACAACAGATGCCGTCACCTGCGAGCGGACCAGGTCCAGGAGAAGCTGGCTCAGGGAGCTCCGCATGTGGTCAGGTTTCGACTGGAAGCCGGCGTCGAGCCTTTCCAGGACCTGATCTTCGGGTGGAACCGCCACGAGGTGGCCCAG GTGGAGGGCGATCCAGTTGTGATTAAAGCAGATGGCTTCCCCACCTACCACCTGGCCAACATCGTAGACGATCATTACATGAAGATCAGCCACGTTCTGCGAGGATCCGAGTGGCTCATCTCGACCTCCAAGCATCTCCTCATGTACCGCGCACTGGGATGGACACCGCCCACCTTCGGACATCTGCCGCTTCTGATGAATAGTGACGGCAGCAAGCTGTCCAAGAGGCAGGGGGACATATTCATTGAAAACTTCTATAGGGATGGGGTTCTCCCTGAGGCTCTGCTGGATATCACAACCAACTGTGGATCTGGATTTACCT CCAATCGAATGGGACGGAGGTTAGAGGAACtgatttctgagtttaatccTTCAAAGATCACAACTCACTCTGCTTTGTTAGACCTGGAGAAGCTGCCAGAGTTCAACAG AATTCATCTGCAGCAGCAAATTGAAGATGAGCAGAAGTGTTGTGTGCTTATAAAAGATCTACAGCAGCAAATCCAGCAGGTTTACGCTGCAGAGATCCAGGATAAAGAAGTGCTTGAAGGAGATTATATTAGACGTGTGCTACATCTCCGTAAG GGTCACATAACTTCCATGAAGGAGCTTGTGAGCCCAACCTATTCCTATCTGTGGGTGCGCCCTTCCCTGTCcatccagcaggtggcagcactGACCAAGGAGGCTTCTCATATTGCGTCGTTAGTTCTGAG gttaATAGAAGAGCAGGGAGAGGAGCTGTCAGTGGACCAACTAACCAAAGATCTAAAGAGTTTGCCTAAGCAGACCAAAGCTACCAAGTACAGAGAGGTGATGAAAATGCTGCGCCTGGTTCTCAGCGGCCTGCAG CAAGGACCCAGTGTTGCTGagatgatggtatctctgggcCCCGCAGAGATCAGACATCGATTCCAGAAGCTTCTGCTGCCTCCAGATTCCTGTTAA